From the genome of Amycolatopsis camponoti:
AGGCCGTTGAGGGTGGTCATTTTGTCCTTTGCGGAGGGTTGAATCGCTGGGAAAGCGGCCGGTCGGTGAGACCGGAGCCGAGGCGCGGACCGCGCAGGCGGAGGCCGGCCCGCCGTGCCCGGGACCGGCGGGGCCTGGTGGTCACCGGTGGGCCTGGTCGATCGCCGACTGCAGGGACTGCTGGTAGCCCTCGGAGGTGTAGGTGGCGCCGCTGACGGTGTCGATCTGCGCGCTCTGGGCCTGCAGTGTCTCGTGGTTCAACGCCGGCACCGCCTCGGAGTTGATCCGGACGTCGCGGCCGCTTTCCTGCGGGTATTCGATCGCGTCCGCCTCGGTGATCTTGCCGCCCGAGACGGTGATCCGGACCTGGACCGGGCCGTAGCGGGTGTCGGCGGCGGCTCCGGTGAACGTTCCGTTCGCCGAGGCGGTGCCCGGGCTTGCCGTGGACGACGGCTGGGTGTCGGTGAGCGGCCGGCCGGTGGCGACCGGTGTCTGGTCGGTGCTGGTGCGGTAGCTGAACAGCAGCACGACGACGGACACGGTCGCGGCGATGGTGATGGCGATCCTGCGCATCGGAAGTCCTTTCCTACCAGGCGAACCGCTCGGCGTGGACGTGGTCGGCGGGGACACCGGCGCGGCGGGCGCTGTCGAGGACGGCGGCGGTCCAGGCGTAGTCGTCAGGCCCGGCGGTGAAGTCCGTGTAGCGGTGGTCGCCGAGGGAGCCGGTGGCGGCGAGTGCCCGGTCGGCGTCGGCGACGGGGAGGCGCACCGGCCGCCCGCCGAGCGGCCGGGTGGTGCCGTCCGGGGCGATCGCCTGCGCCACCATGGGCTGGGCCTCGTCGTGGTCGTCGTCATCGGGGCCGCGGGTGACCGGGCTCGGCGCGAGCACCTGCGTCGCGCCGGCCGCGACTTCCGCCGAGGTGGTGAGCAGCGACCGGTCCAGCTCCGCGTCGATCCGCTCCGAGGCGGCCTGGTAGCTCAGGACGCCGACGAGGATGGCCGCGGCCGCGCCGACGCCGGCGAAGCCGATCGCGAGCTTGCTGCGCAGGTTCATGCCGGCCGCACCGAGTAGCCGACGCCGCGCACGGTGTGGATCAGTTCGGTGGCGCCGGCCTGGTCGAGCTTGCGGCGCAGGTAGCCGATGTAGACGGCGAGGTTCTTGGAGTCGGAGCCGAACTCGTAGCCCCAGATGCGTTGGTAGATCGTGGTGCGGTCGAGGACGATCCCGGCGTTGCGGACGAGCAGCTCCAGCAGGTCGAATTCGGTTTTCGACAGGGTGATCTCGGTGCTCTGCCACCACGCCCGCCGGGCGGCCGGGTCGACGGCGAGCTCGCCGAGCCGCAGGGTGCGCCGTGCGTCCGGTTCGGGCGAGGTGCGGCGCAGCAGGGCGCGCAGCCGGGCGAGGAGCTCGTCGAGTTCGAACGGCTTGGGCAGGTAGTCGTCGGCCCCGGCGTCGAGGCCGGCCACGCGATCGGGCGTTTCGACGCGGGCGGTGAGCATGAGGATCGGGGTCCGGTCGCCTTCGGCGCGCAGGACCCGGCAGACGCCGAGGCCGTCGACGCCGGGCATCATCACGTCGAGGATCAGCACGTCGAAGGGGTCGCGCCGGGCGGTGGCGAGGGCGTCGACGCCGTCGGTCACCTCGGTGACGTGGTAGCCCTCGAGGTCGAGGGCGCGGACGAGCGACTCGCGGATGGCGCGGTCGTCGTCGGCGAGCAGGACGCGGTGTGGCATGGCCGCCATGATGCCCGCGCGCGTGTTTCGCGTCCTGCCGGGTTTTCGGGAAGCCAGCGGCCAGTTAGCGGGCGGTAAACCGCGGCCTCCGCGTCGTCATGGTGATCCCGATTCGGTCGCGTCGTCCGCATCCGGGCGCAGGGCGAGCCTGCGGCCTTCGATCCGGTCGATGCTGATCCGCAGCAGCCGGTCGCGCGGTGGGGGCGCCCACGAGCGCAGGCCGCCGCCCAGCTGGGCGGCCACGGTTTCGACGTCGGTGATGAGGGTGGCGACCCCGCTGGCGATCACACTCCACCCGGTGTGGCCGACCGGGTCGTAGGCGTCGGTTTCGAAGGCGACCGGCTGTCCGTCGAGCCGGTCGGCCCAGGAGTTCCGGCCCGCGCGCAGCCAGACCGCTTCGCCCGTCACGGTGAAGTTGACCGGCCGGATCGCCGGCCGCCCGTCGCGGACGAAGCCCAGCCGGCCGAGCGGGACGGAGGCGAGCAGCGCGCGGCAGCGGGCCGGGCCCAGCGGGGTCAGCTCAGGGACGCTCATCGGTCTCGGCGCGGTACTTGAGCTTGGCCAGCCGTGTCGCGGCGAAGATCGCCGCGACGGCGATCGCGCCCAGCGTTGCCACGAGGCGGTTGACGTCGACGGCCGGTTCCCAGCGGAGCTTGCCGTCCTTGATGACGTACGCCCCGACCGGTTTGGCCGACAGCCCGAAGCCGCCGCCTTCGCCGGAACGGCCTTTCTCGTCGCGGCTGTCGCCGCCACCTCCGCCTGTGCCGACGGCCGAGGCCACGATCACCGTGACGTCGTCGACCTGGTACGGCTCGCCGTAGACCATCTTGGTCTCCAGCCCATCTTTTGCCTTGGTGAGCAGTTCGTCGACCTTCATGGGGCCAAGTCTTACCGCCGCGGGTGCGCGAACAGCAGAGCCGATGGTCCCACCCGCTGGTGACCGAGGGCCCCAGCGCCGGTGGCGTTCGCCAGCGGTGGTGGCCACCGTGGCGCGATTTGCTGGGTGCACGAATTCAGCGACCCCGGAGGCTCCCATGTGTCGCCCGAACAACTTGCTCGAGTGCGCCGCCGGCGACATCGAAGAGCTCACGCACAAGCCGGTCGAGCTGAGGAGCTGACAATGCGGATTCTCGTCGTGTTCGAATCGATGTTCGGCGCCACCGAGCAGATCGCCCGTGCCGTCGGCAAGGGACTGGCCGCCGAGGTGATCAACGTCGACGACGCGCCGGCCGACCTCACCGGGGTCGACCTGCTCGTCGCCGGCGGGCCCACCCACGCGCACGGCATGAGCCGCGCGACGACGCGGAAATCGGCCGCGGATCAGGGCGACCAGCCGACCCGGTCGAAAACCGGGGTGCGTGAGTGGCTCGGCTCCCTCGGACCGGTCCCGCAGGGGCTCCCGGTCGCGGCCTTCGACACCCGGATCGACAAGTCACGTCTGCTCACCGGGGCCGCTTCGCTCGGAATCGCCAAGCTGCTGCGTCGTCGTGGGTGCCGAATGGCGGCCCCTGCCGAGAGCTTCTTCGTCGGCACGGACCCGGCCGACGTCGGCCTCGCTCCCAGGGAGCTGGAGCGCGCCGAGGCCTGGGGTACGGCGCTCGGCGCGGCAGCGCGGCGGCCCGTCTCCTGAGGCCGGGCCGTCTCGACGCGTGGTGAAGACAGGAAATGGAAGGCAGCGCAGTGAAGACCACCGCCCATCCCGAGGCGTTCCACGCCCGCCCGGCGACCGAGGTCGCCGAGGAACTCGGCGTCGACCCTCAGCGGGGGCTGAGCGCCGAAGAAGCCGAAGCTCGCCTTGAGCGCTCCGGCCCCAACGAGGTGCCCGCGCAAGCCGGGCCGGGGCCGGTGCTCCGGCTGCTGCGCCAGTTCCACGACCCCCTCATCTACGTCCTGCTGATGGCCGGTGCGGTGACCGGGTTGTTCGGCGGCTACGTCGACGCCGGGGTCATCGGCGCGGTCGTGGCGCTCAACGCGCTCGTCGGGTTCGTCCAGGAGTCGCGGGCGCAACGCGCTCTCGACGCACTGTCCAAGATGCTTCCGGCCGACGCGACCGTCCTCCGTGACGGCGTCACCCAGCGGATCCCCGCGGTGCGGCTCGTCCCGGGCGACGTAGTCGAGCTCGCGGCGGGGGACCGCGTCCCCGCTGACCTCCGCCTCGTCGAGGTTCGCCTGGCGGAGGTCGACGAATCGGCGTTGACCGGGGAGTCGGTGCCGGTCCGCAAGTCCGCCGACGCCGTCGGCGAAGAAGCCGTGGTCGCCGACCGGGCGGGATGCGCCTACTCCGGGACGCTCGTGACGCGCGGCTGGGCCCGGGCCGTGGTCACGGCCACCGGCGGCGGGACCGAGCTGGGCGGCATCCAGCACCTGGTGGCCACCGCGGAGGTCGTCGCCACCCCGCTCACACGCAAGCTCGCCCGGTTCTCCCGGCAGCTGAGCGTCGCGATCGTCGTGGTCGCAGCCGGGGCGTTCACGCTCGGAGTCTTCCGCGGTACGCCGGTGCCCGAGATGTTCACGGCGGTGGTCGCGCTGGCCGTCGGGGCGATTCCCGAGGGACTGCCGGCGGCGGTGGCGATCGTGCTGGCGATCGGGGTGGTCCGGATGTCGCGGCGCGGCGCGATCGTGCGGAACCTGCCCGCCGTCGAGACCCTCGGTGGCACGACGGTGATCTGCACCGACAAGACCGGCACGCTCACCCAGAACCGGATGAACGTGACGACGCTGGCCGTGGCCGGGCGGGTGGTTTCCCCGGCGGAGGCCCGTGAGTGCCTGGTCGCGGGCGTCCTGTGCAACGACGCGCAACCTGGGGAGGGCGACCCGACGGAAATCGCGCTGCTCGAATCGGCGCTTGCCGCCGGGCTGGATCCCGAGGCGATCCGGGCCGCGGCGCCGCGCACGGGGACGGTTCCCTTCGAGTCGGAAACCCGCATGATGACCACGGTGCACGGCGACGTCGGCTACCTCAAGGGCGCGGTCGAAGAGGTGGTGGCCCGGTGCGCGGACGAGCTCTTCCCCGGCGGCGTCCGTCCTCTCGACGCGGTCGCCTTGGACCGGCTGCAGCGGGAGCTGACCGGGCAAGGGCTGCGGGTGCTGGCTTTCGCCCGGTTCACGCCGGGCTCCGCGCCGACTTTGCTGGGCTTGCAGGCGATGCACGACCCGCCGCGGCCGGAGGCGGTCACCGCCGTCGCGGCGTGCCGGAGCGCGGGCATCGACGTCAAGATGATCACCGGCGACCACGCCGGGACCGCCCGCGCGATCGCCGCCGAAGTGGGACTGGTCGACGATGCGGCGTCCGCGCGGGTCCTCACCGGCGCCGAACTGACCGAGCTGCCCGAGGCGGGCTTCGACGAGACCGTGGTGGCCACGCAGGTGTTCGCCCGGGTGTCGCCGGGGCAGAAACTGCAGCTGGTGCAGGCGTTGCAACGCCGTGGGCACGTGGTCGCGATGACCGGCGACGGCGTCAACGACGCACCCGCGCTACGTCGCGCGGACATCGGTGTCGCGATGGGCCGCAACGGCACCGACGCCGCCCGGCAGGCCGCGGACATGGTCCTGACCGACGACGACTTCGCCTCGATCGAGTCGGCGGTGCGGGAGGGCCGGAGCGTCTTCGACAACCTGCGGAAGTTCATCGCCTGGACGCTGCCGGCCAACATCGGCGAGGGGATGGTCGTGCTGGTGGCGATCCTGCTCGGGGCGACGCTGCCGATCGTGCCGGTGCAGATCCTGTGGATCAACATGACGACGGCGGTGTTCTTGGGCCTGACGATGGCGTTCGAGCCCACCGAGGCCGGCATCATGGGGCGGCCGCCGCGCCCGCCTAAGCGTCCGCTCTTCACGGCGGCGTTGCTGCGCCGGGTCGTGCTCGTGTCGCTCCTGCTCGTGGTGGCGGCTTTCGCTGCCTACCAAGCGGAACTGGCCGCGGGGGTGTCACTCGCGGAGGCTCGTACGAGCGCGATCAACGTGTTCGTCGGGGTGCAGGCCGCGTACCTGCTCAGCTGCCGGTCGCTGGACCGGCCGGTGCTGCTGGCGTGGCCCGGCCGTAGCCGGATGTTCGCGCTCGGCCTCGGGCTCACGGCCGGGCTCCAGCTGCTGCTGACCTACGTCCCGGTAATGAACACGTGGTTCCACACCGCGCCGGTCGGCGCCGGCTCCTGGCTGTGGGTTCTCGGTGCCGCCGCCGTGGCCTTCCTAGTGGTGGAGGCGGACAAGCTGCTCTGGCACCGGCTGGCGGCGCGGCGGGAGGTCAGCGCAAGCCGGGAAGGCGGCGAACGGCGAGCGCGGTGACCGCTGACGTGGTGGCGATCCACCGTGCCGAACGGGGTAGATGGCGCCGCAGGACCAGCCACCGGGCGAAGCCGAACGAGCACACCAGGGCCAGGCCGAGGGTCGTCGCGGCCGGCCAGCTGGTTCGCGCCGATGGCCGTCATCCGTCAAGTAGACGTTCGCGCGGTCCCGGCCCGCGAAGCCGAACGCCCGCCGCGATGGGGACCTTCGACCGCGTCATCCCGCGACCGGCTCCCGGCGGAGGAAGAAGTAGGCGTAACGCTCGTCGAGTTCGTTGCGCGGCACGAGCTGGACGGCCTGGGGCGCGAACCCGCACCGCTGGGCGATCCGCCAGAACTCGTCGATCGGGTAGGTGGTCATTTCGGCCAGCCCGCGGCGGTAGGCGCGGCGGCGGGACCGCGTCCGCCACCGGCCGTCCGAATACTTGACCTGGATCAGGGCCAGCCCGCCCGGGGCCAGGACGTCGTGGGCGATGCGCAGCAAGCGTTCCCCGTATTCCGGGGTGGGGACGAGCTCGAAGACGTAGAAGGACAGGAAGACGTCGCACGGGCCGCCGATGCGCGGAACCGCGGATTCGGGGTCCGCCACGTCGATCGCGATCGATCGGACCGGGGTGTCGCACACCGCGCCGACCTGCTTCTCGCATTCGACGAGGGTCTCGGGGGAGATGTCGACGCCGACGAACTCGGTGGCACGCGGGGCGAAGTGGACGGCGTTGGCGCCGCCGCCGCATCCCCATTCGAGCACGCGCTGCCACGGCCGGTCGAAGCCGCACATGCGCGCACCGGCGTCGAACATCGCCAGGTGCTCGGTCCCCAACCGGTTCCACAGGTCGCTGTCGCCGAACACCGGAGCATCCCGCCAGTGGGAGTTGCCGCGCCACGTCGCGTCCGCGGGACGCTGCCAGTAATCCTGCGCGTCGGCGGCGATCCGCGCCTCGGACTGCCGGGCGCCGGCGGACACGAGCGCGCGCTGGAGCAGATTCTCGGCTCCGGAGGCGGCATGTCTCGCCCGGCGCACCGCATTCGGGAGGTGGGTGCGCGCGAGGGTCACGGGTGTGCTGGGCATGCTGACCTCTTGGTGGTGGCGATGTCAGCGAGCGCGCTGGCGGGCGTCGAACGTGGACGCAGCCTAGGCACGATCGGTGGCGGGAGAGCAGGGCCGTTCGGCCCGGATTCCTGTGAACGTTCAGAGCCAATCGCGCCGTTTGAACAGGACGTACAGGGTCGCCGAGATGACCAGGATGGCCGCCGTCGACACCCACACCCCGGATGCCTGGGCGAAACCGGGGTAGGGGATGTTCTGGCCGTAGAAGCCGGTGATCGCGGTGGGCACGGCGATGATCGCGGCCCAGCTGGTCACCTTCTTCATGATCGTGTTCAGCCGGTTGCCCTGGATGCTCAGCTGTGTTTCGCGGATCGTCGCGAGCAGGTCGCGCAGCGACTCTGTCCACTCCGTCACGCGCAGGACGTGGTCGTAGACGTCCTGGAAGTAGGGCAGCAGGGTGTCGTCGACGGTGTGGATTTCGCGGCGCATCAGCGAGCTGACGATCTCCCGCATCGGCAGCGCCAGGTGCCGCAGCCGGCTGAGGCTCTTGCGCAGCCGCAAAGAGCGGCGCTGCAGGTCCGTCGCGTCGGCTTGGTCGGCGAAAACCAGGTCCTCGAGTTCCTCGACCTGTTCGTCGAGGATCTGGAGGGCGTCGAAGTGCCCGTCGACGAGCAGGTCGAGCAGGCCGTGCAGCAGGAACCCGGTGCCGGTCTTGGCCAAGTCGGGGGTGCTGTCCCAGCGTTCGGTGAGGGCGTCGATGTCCGCGGTGTTGTTGCGGTGCAGGGTGACCAGCACGCGATCGGTGACGAACGCGTCGAGCTCTGACGCCGCGAGCACACCGTCGCCCGGCTCGAACCGGACGGCGTAGGCCGCGAGGAACGAGTGGTGGTCGTAGTGGACCAGCTTCGGCCGCTGGTGGTCCTCGTCGAGGACCGAAGCGACGGCGAGAGGATGCAGCCCGAGTTCCGCGGTGAGCGCGGCCAGGTCCGCCGCGGTGGGCGCGTCGAGGTCCAGCCAGAGCGTCACGGCCGGGTCGGCGAGGTGCCGGGTCGCTTCCGCCACGGAAAGGTTCTCCCGCTCCAGGACACCACTGCGGTACAGGCGGCTCCGGCTCCCGGACATCAGCGGTCGGCCGCGGTGGCCAGGCTGGCGCGGCACGCGCGGACCAGCTGGCGGGTCGCGCGGGTGGCCGGGGCCTCGCCGCAGGACGGGCAGTGCACCGCGACGTCGCCGGCCAGCTGGTCGATCGCGACGTTCAGCGCGCATTCGCACTTCCGGCACCAGCGCGTGCCGGTGACGATGACGATGTGCAGCGGCGAGGCGACGCAGTCGTGCAGCCAGCGCCGATGCGTCCGGCAGGTGACGCGCTCCAGCGGGTCCAGACCGTCCTCTTCGGACCGGTCCTCGGTCGTCAGCGTCAGCGCCAGGCGGTGGTCGGAGACGTCGGCGTAGCGGGGAGCCACGAAGTCGGCCGGCTGCAGCGCCAGTCGGTCCCGGCGGTTGCGGCGGGTGGTCTCGGACGTCGGCTCGGCAGTCGTCGGCGGGGCGAATCCGCGGGGAGAGCGTTGGCTTTCCATGATGTGCCTCACTTTCGTCTGCACTCAGACTCCGCCGTGCAGAGCCGGGCGACGAGGGCCGGACCGCCCCGGTTCGCGGGGCCCGGAGGCCCCGGATCCGGAGAGGACAAGGCCCGTCGCAGCGAGGACTTTCGGCCGCCTCAGGCGCCGCGGACCAGGTGGACCGGGCAGGCCGCGTTGTGCAGCAGGGCCTGACCGGTGGACCCCAAAAGCAGCCCGGGGAACCCACCGCGGCCCCGGGTACCGAGTACGACCAGCTGAGCGGTCGTGCTGCGCTCGATCAGCTCGCGGCGCGCGTGCGACTGGACCACGACCTCTTCGACCGTCACGCCTTCGGTGTCAAGGTCGCGGAGCCGGTCGGCCGGCAGCCGGTGCCCGGCATCGGCGAGCGCCGCGCGGTCCGGTTCGCGGGCTTGCGGTTCGTCCGCCGCCGCGTGGATCACGACCAGCGGAGCGTGGCGCGCGCGGGCCTCGGCGAGCGCGGTCGCGAGGATCCGTGCGCTGGCTTCGCCACCGTCGACCCCGGCGACCACCGGCCGCTCCGCCGCGCCCGGCTCGTCCCAGGTGTCGCCCCGGACGACAACGGTGTCGCAGGCGGCGTGCGCGCCTGCGGCCGAGGCGACCGAGCCGGCCAGGAGGCCGGTCAGCTTGCCGTGCCCGCTCGACCCGACCACGAGCAGCGACGCCGTCCGGGACGCCTTGTGCCGCGGCGGGTTCCGCCGCGGCACAAGGTATCGGCGGCCGCGGACACGCAACACTTCCTTCATCTCCCCGGGTGGCGGTATGACACCGCCGGCGAGCAACGCGGGAAAGTCGAGGGCGTACACGATTTCCAGCGGCGCGCCGTGCAGGTGGGCGGTGCGCGCGGCCCAGCGGACGGCGTCGAGCGACTCGACGGATCCGTCCACTCCGGTGACGATCGGCGGAGTGGCTGCTGCGGCGCTCATGGGCGGCTCCTGACCCGGTTGTGTATCCCGACCGTAGGCTCGCCGCACGGCCGGGCGCCGCAGCCGGAAGTCACCGGCCGGAAGGACTTCCGGCCGCAGCCGGGCGGCTCAGCCCGCCTGTTCGCCGACCGGGGTCAGCTCGTCGCGCAGCACGGTCTGCACCACGTCACCGTCGATCGTCTCCCGTTCCTGCAGCCGTGCAGCCAGGGAGTCGAGGGCCCGGCGGTGCCGGTCAGCAGCGTGGTCGCGCGGCCCTCAGCGGCGGAGCCAGCCGCCGCGGGACCGCCGGGGCGGCTCCGGTTTCGGCGTGGGCGGCGGTCCGGACCGGGCGGTTCGGGACAGGACGCGGGGCTCCCAGCGGGTCGGGGTGATCGATTCACGACCTTCTTCCCGGCCGGCCGGGAAGAAGGGGCGAACGTCCCCGGTCACGAGGACCACGGCAACTCGCGGCACACCCGCGGGACGGCCATCCTGGCGGGGACGCCGTGACCGCGAGGAGGCCTGCCGTGACGAACCTGCCGACGACGATGACCGCGTGGCGGGTCACCCGGCCCGGACCGATGGCCTCGGGTCCCCTGGACCGGTCGACGGTGCCGGTGCCCCACCCTGCAGCCGGCGAACTGCTGGTGCGGGTCGTCGTGTGCGGGGTGTGCCGGACGGACTTGCACGTCGCGGAAGGTGATCTGCCGGTTCACCGGCCTGGCGTCACCCCGGGGCACGAGGTCGTCGGCGAGGTGGTCGCCCTCGGCGACGGGGTCACCGACTTCGGAGCCGGGGACCGCGTCGGCGTCGCCTGGCTGCGGGGGACTTGCGGGCGCTGCCGGTATTGCCTGCGCGGCCGGGAGAACCTCTGTCCGGAGTCCCGCTACACGGGCTGGGACGCCGATGGTGGGTACGCGGAGTTCGCGGTGGTCCCGGCGGCGTACGCGCTGCCGTTGCCCGGCGGCTACTCCGACGACGAGCTCGCGCCGCTGTTGTGCGCCGGGCTGATCGGGTACCACGCCCTGGCGCGGGCGGACGTGCCAGAGGGAGGGCGGCTGGGGATCTACGGCTTCGGCGGCAGCGCCCACCTGACCGCGCAGGTGGCCATCGCCCGCGGCGCCACCGTCCACGTGATGACCCGGAGTGCCGAGGCCCGCAAGCTCGCGCTGGAGCTGGGCGCCGTCTCAGCCGGGGACGCCGCCGCGCCACCGC
Proteins encoded in this window:
- a CDS encoding magnesium transporter CorA family protein codes for the protein MSGSRSRLYRSGVLERENLSVAEATRHLADPAVTLWLDLDAPTAADLAALTAELGLHPLAVASVLDEDHQRPKLVHYDHHSFLAAYAVRFEPGDGVLAASELDAFVTDRVLVTLHRNNTADIDALTERWDSTPDLAKTGTGFLLHGLLDLLVDGHFDALQILDEQVEELEDLVFADQADATDLQRRSLRLRKSLSRLRHLALPMREIVSSLMRREIHTVDDTLLPYFQDVYDHVLRVTEWTESLRDLLATIRETQLSIQGNRLNTIMKKVTSWAAIIAVPTAITGFYGQNIPYPGFAQASGVWVSTAAILVISATLYVLFKRRDWL
- a CDS encoding zinc-binding alcohol dehydrogenase family protein — protein: MTAWRVTRPGPMASGPLDRSTVPVPHPAAGELLVRVVVCGVCRTDLHVAEGDLPVHRPGVTPGHEVVGEVVALGDGVTDFGAGDRVGVAWLRGTCGRCRYCLRGRENLCPESRYTGWDADGGYAEFAVVPAAYALPLPGGYSDDELAPLLCAGLIGYHALARADVPEGGRLGIYGFGGSAHLTAQVAIARGATVHVMTRSAEARKLALELGAVSAGDAAAPPPEPLDSAILFAPAGELVLPALEALDRGGTLAIAGIHLSDVPPLNYQQHLFQERQVRSVTANTRADAREFLTFAGTHHLSVSTVPYALAEADQALEDLAADRVNGAAVLRVS
- a CDS encoding cation-translocating P-type ATPase, whose product is MEGSAVKTTAHPEAFHARPATEVAEELGVDPQRGLSAEEAEARLERSGPNEVPAQAGPGPVLRLLRQFHDPLIYVLLMAGAVTGLFGGYVDAGVIGAVVALNALVGFVQESRAQRALDALSKMLPADATVLRDGVTQRIPAVRLVPGDVVELAAGDRVPADLRLVEVRLAEVDESALTGESVPVRKSADAVGEEAVVADRAGCAYSGTLVTRGWARAVVTATGGGTELGGIQHLVATAEVVATPLTRKLARFSRQLSVAIVVVAAGAFTLGVFRGTPVPEMFTAVVALAVGAIPEGLPAAVAIVLAIGVVRMSRRGAIVRNLPAVETLGGTTVICTDKTGTLTQNRMNVTTLAVAGRVVSPAEARECLVAGVLCNDAQPGEGDPTEIALLESALAAGLDPEAIRAAAPRTGTVPFESETRMMTTVHGDVGYLKGAVEEVVARCADELFPGGVRPLDAVALDRLQRELTGQGLRVLAFARFTPGSAPTLLGLQAMHDPPRPEAVTAVAACRSAGIDVKMITGDHAGTARAIAAEVGLVDDAASARVLTGAELTELPEAGFDETVVATQVFARVSPGQKLQLVQALQRRGHVVAMTGDGVNDAPALRRADIGVAMGRNGTDAARQAADMVLTDDDFASIESAVREGRSVFDNLRKFIAWTLPANIGEGMVVLVAILLGATLPIVPVQILWINMTTAVFLGLTMAFEPTEAGIMGRPPRPPKRPLFTAALLRRVVLVSLLLVVAAFAAYQAELAAGVSLAEARTSAINVFVGVQAAYLLSCRSLDRPVLLAWPGRSRMFALGLGLTAGLQLLLTYVPVMNTWFHTAPVGAGSWLWVLGAAAVAFLVVEADKLLWHRLAARREVSASREGGERRAR
- a CDS encoding universal stress protein encodes the protein MSAAAATPPIVTGVDGSVESLDAVRWAARTAHLHGAPLEIVYALDFPALLAGGVIPPPGEMKEVLRVRGRRYLVPRRNPPRHKASRTASLLVVGSSGHGKLTGLLAGSVASAAGAHAACDTVVVRGDTWDEPGAAERPVVAGVDGGEASARILATALAEARARHAPLVVIHAAADEPQAREPDRAALADAGHRLPADRLRDLDTEGVTVEEVVVQSHARRELIERSTTAQLVVLGTRGRGGFPGLLLGSTGQALLHNAACPVHLVRGA
- a CDS encoding response regulator transcription factor; protein product: MAAMPHRVLLADDDRAIRESLVRALDLEGYHVTEVTDGVDALATARRDPFDVLILDVMMPGVDGLGVCRVLRAEGDRTPILMLTARVETPDRVAGLDAGADDYLPKPFELDELLARLRALLRRTSPEPDARRTLRLGELAVDPAARRAWWQSTEITLSKTEFDLLELLVRNAGIVLDRTTIYQRIWGYEFGSDSKNLAVYIGYLRRKLDQAGATELIHTVRGVGYSVRPA
- a CDS encoding spore germination protein GerW family protein, whose amino-acid sequence is MKVDELLTKAKDGLETKMVYGEPYQVDDVTVIVASAVGTGGGGGDSRDEKGRSGEGGGFGLSAKPVGAYVIKDGKLRWEPAVDVNRLVATLGAIAVAAIFAATRLAKLKYRAETDERP
- a CDS encoding class I SAM-dependent methyltransferase, which produces MPSTPVTLARTHLPNAVRRARHAASGAENLLQRALVSAGARQSEARIAADAQDYWQRPADATWRGNSHWRDAPVFGDSDLWNRLGTEHLAMFDAGARMCGFDRPWQRVLEWGCGGGANAVHFAPRATEFVGVDISPETLVECEKQVGAVCDTPVRSIAIDVADPESAVPRIGGPCDVFLSFYVFELVPTPEYGERLLRIAHDVLAPGGLALIQVKYSDGRWRTRSRRRAYRRGLAEMTTYPIDEFWRIAQRCGFAPQAVQLVPRNELDERYAYFFLRREPVAG
- a CDS encoding pyridoxamine 5'-phosphate oxidase family protein gives rise to the protein MSVPELTPLGPARCRALLASVPLGRLGFVRDGRPAIRPVNFTVTGEAVWLRAGRNSWADRLDGQPVAFETDAYDPVGHTGWSVIASGVATLITDVETVAAQLGGGLRSWAPPPRDRLLRISIDRIEGRRLALRPDADDATESGSP
- a CDS encoding flavodoxin family protein, translating into MRILVVFESMFGATEQIARAVGKGLAAEVINVDDAPADLTGVDLLVAGGPTHAHGMSRATTRKSAADQGDQPTRSKTGVREWLGSLGPVPQGLPVAAFDTRIDKSRLLTGAASLGIAKLLRRRGCRMAAPAESFFVGTDPADVGLAPRELERAEAWGTALGAAARRPVS
- a CDS encoding FMN-binding protein yields the protein MRRIAITIAATVSVVVLLFSYRTSTDQTPVATGRPLTDTQPSSTASPGTASANGTFTGAAADTRYGPVQVRITVSGGKITEADAIEYPQESGRDVRINSEAVPALNHETLQAQSAQIDTVSGATYTSEGYQQSLQSAIDQAHR